A region of Vigna radiata var. radiata cultivar VC1973A chromosome 6, Vradiata_ver6, whole genome shotgun sequence DNA encodes the following proteins:
- the LOC106764623 gene encoding LRR receptor-like serine/threonine-protein kinase ERECTA yields the protein MTKLHYLELNDNLLSGQIPPELGKLTDLFDLNVANNNLEGPIPENLGSCKNLNSLNVHGNKMSGTIPSXFQSLESMTYL from the exons ATGACGAAGCTTCACTATTT GGAATTGAATGATAACCTTTTAAGTGGACAAATCCCGCCTGAGCTTGGAAAGCTTACTGATCTGTTTGACTT AAATGTTGCCAATAACAACCTTGAGGGTCCAATTCCCGAGAATCTCGGCTCATGTAAAAACCTCAACAGCCT AAATGTGCATGGGAATAAGATGAGTGGAACAATTCCCTCANCTTTTCAAAGCTTGGAGAGTATGACCTATCTGTAA